In Fervidobacterium nodosum Rt17-B1, one genomic interval encodes:
- a CDS encoding C40 family peptidase, which produces MYGIVKYPVSDMRSEPKFRSERIHQLVFGEVVLIKDENDNIKQNDYIYACDIRLNYCGYVNKHTLFILDEKEYKDFSKLNEVKISVPFCKSYGAIEYLLPFGSRLYTNSSSEYTEFYLPNGNVYKLVDTPFYKSTEPMEIAIQFLGVPYLWGGTSSYGFDCSGFVNRVYDVIDIILPRDANQQEKSLQSVETPKPGDLLFMEGHVMMYIGNNKIIHANGHDMCVNITDLDRENYGSYLKSKIRKIGRITG; this is translated from the coding sequence ATGTACGGAATCGTAAAGTATCCTGTCTCCGATATGCGTTCCGAACCGAAATTCAGAAGTGAACGAATTCATCAATTGGTGTTTGGTGAAGTAGTTTTAATAAAAGATGAAAACGACAATATCAAACAAAACGACTATATCTACGCCTGCGACATTAGACTAAATTACTGCGGATACGTAAACAAACATACATTATTCATATTGGATGAAAAAGAATACAAAGATTTCTCAAAATTAAACGAGGTAAAAATCTCCGTGCCATTTTGTAAAAGCTATGGAGCCATAGAGTACCTCTTGCCATTCGGTAGCAGATTGTACACTAACAGTTCTTCAGAATATACTGAATTTTACTTACCAAACGGTAATGTTTATAAACTCGTCGATACACCATTCTATAAATCAACTGAGCCTATGGAAATCGCCATACAATTCTTAGGAGTACCGTATCTTTGGGGAGGCACATCATCGTATGGTTTTGATTGCTCAGGTTTTGTAAATAGAGTATACGATGTAATTGACATAATTCTTCCAAGGGACGCTAATCAACAAGAGAAAAGTTTACAATCAGTTGAAACTCCCAAACCGGGAGACTTATTATTTATGGAAGGTCATGTTATGATGTACATCGGAAATAACAAAATAATCCACGCAAACGGTCATGATATGTGCGTAAATATAACCGATTTGGATAGAGAAAATTACGGGAGTTATCTGAAAAGCAAAATCCGTAAAATCGGGAGAATAACTGGATAA
- a CDS encoding alpha/beta hydrolase family protein, giving the protein MNKKNILWSVKSKLILFFKMLFYIFSIFLAFWNFSIFVFIIFLVNIPILRKSIFGRLPNDPKTPTWKYAESVRYTEKNSLDIFYPDLERLNLTKFKGIVVFAHGGGWISGYRRQPNNLSWYRYLVSKGFIVATIDYTRGYKAGIEKLIDELIEAVDFVMKKFENQHKIALMGLSAGGHLALLTASRIPEKIERVVSYYAPCDLLDIWESPSLFARFASATTLKRLPRKSKEVYEKYSPVNNIPDNFPKTLLVHGLRDTVVPYVSSVKMFKKLREKKIPSKLLLHPYGSHGFEFVLRDEKTLDMIEKTAMFLEGDVW; this is encoded by the coding sequence ATGAATAAAAAGAACATATTGTGGAGTGTAAAAAGCAAGTTGATTTTATTCTTTAAGATGTTATTTTACATATTTTCTATATTTTTGGCTTTTTGGAATTTTTCTATTTTTGTTTTCATAATCTTTTTGGTGAATATTCCAATCCTTAGAAAATCTATTTTCGGCAGGTTACCTAATGATCCAAAAACGCCTACTTGGAAGTATGCAGAATCTGTAAGGTATACAGAAAAAAACTCGCTTGATATATTTTATCCAGACCTTGAGAGACTCAATTTGACAAAGTTTAAAGGTATAGTAGTCTTTGCCCACGGTGGTGGGTGGATTAGTGGATATCGCAGACAGCCCAATAATCTTTCATGGTACAGGTATCTTGTTAGCAAGGGATTTATTGTGGCTACAATAGATTATACGCGCGGTTATAAGGCTGGTATTGAAAAACTTATAGATGAACTTATAGAAGCGGTTGATTTTGTCATGAAAAAGTTTGAAAATCAGCATAAGATAGCTCTTATGGGACTTTCGGCTGGAGGTCATCTCGCGCTTCTCACAGCGTCACGCATTCCGGAAAAAATAGAAAGGGTAGTATCTTACTATGCGCCATGTGATTTGTTAGATATTTGGGAATCACCTTCTTTATTCGCAAGGTTTGCTTCTGCGACAACGTTGAAGCGATTACCGAGAAAATCGAAAGAGGTATATGAAAAATATTCGCCTGTAAATAATATTCCTGATAATTTTCCAAAAACACTCTTAGTCCATGGATTAAGAGATACTGTTGTACCTTATGTTTCCTCAGTTAAAATGTTTAAAAAGCTAAGAGAAAAAAAGATACCTTCCAAACTTTTGCTCCATCCATATGGTAGTCATGGATTCGAATTTGTTTTGAGAGATGAAAAGACGTTAGATATGATTGAAAAAACTGCTATGTTTTTGGAGGGAGATGTATGGTAA